aaaatgaaaactgaaggaaaaaaaaaaggaaggagcaAGATTTCTCTTATAAAATTTGTAAAGATACCTATGATAGTTAAGTCAAAGCaccaaaattgaaagaaaaaatgacaataaaataaaaaatattaaaaaaataataatacgtCACTTTCAGGTAGCATACAGGTTACCGGTTAAATTTCACTCTAATCCAAAGCACGAGGGGATAGTGTGGGTGTTTTTAAATAATGAGGAGGTAGCGTGTCAAATAGCCAAACCACAAGGAggttttttgtattttaccctACTATATATGTTTCGAAGTTTATGTGTGACTTGGCTACAGAGAGACAAGAAAAGAACGTAATTAATGAGCAAAAGCTGTACTGGTTGAAGGAGCTCAACAGATTCAAAGGGACAATTAGAGACAAGACTCTGTGGAAGTTCTCACATGAAATGAGATAGGTGAGCTCCAAGCCACTCCTCCATTAAGGGAAAGccagaaaggggaaaaaggatCAAGACACCGTGCTATAGGGCAACTCCATGAAtgtgaaaagagaaaaatagctGTTACAATGATAACCcataaaatttgtgaaaataaTTTGATCTAACACTGTAATTTCCCTCTATTGTACCTGTTGAGAGAGCATATATATTTTGCATAGAAGTTTCCAACAATGAGTCCCTTAAATGCAGCCACGGTTATCACTGCTATACCTCTTTTTGAGAAACACATGACTAACCTGATACTTGGTGCACTTCGTCTGGCGAAAAAGAATACCTGAAGAAGAATCTTAATTTTCCTTACTGGAACAAATTGAGTAGACAATGAACTAATTATGTCAACTGGGATACATAAGGAACTAAACTCAGACCGGTACAAAGACGGGGGAACAACCTATATCCCCTATTTGcctggaaatttcttttctcCGAGATCACATGCATATGCCGAAGCATAAAGCaagatcaccacaaattaaGTTGAATGCAACTGATGTGAAACTGAAGAACCCTTCTCCCTCCTTACCATGGCATGCATTTGCTGAAGAATACAGTACATTATCACAAATTGAATACAATACAACACATACGAAACTGGAAACCCTTCTCCCGTTTTCATGGCGTTAGACTAATTTTACTAATGGTATACGTCTCAATTACATATGTACTATGACCTTAAACGAAACAGAGACTTCCATTTAAAATTTTACAATGTATTTTCTAAACGAAACAGAGAATTCCATTTACAATTGTTTACGATGTATTTTCAATGTCGAACACAATACCGAAGCAACTTCAATGACTGACCAACAGAAACTTCCATTTCAACTTAGTCGGTGTACATTATAATGTACAGTTTTGATAGCAAATGAATACAAAGGTTTCTCTATGTGTATCATTCACCAGTAATCACCGCAAGAGCAagaaccatccacaaaatggtGAAATCGGTTTCGATCCCTCACAATTATTTTGCGTCCTGTAATTTTTGAGATGAGCTTAGTAACAGTATGACAATCTAGACATACCCTTAGGTTCTTGACAATCTTAATAGTAGTTCCCTGACTGGTACTTATAAGTCCAAAGGCAATTGCAAGCTTTTCACTATGAACTTCAAGCGATCGCTCTTTCTCAGTGTCTCCAATATCATGTAACACTGTGTCTATCTTAGGTACATATCCATGAGCTTTTAGCCGTCGATTCATCTCCTCTAACATCATGTAAATCTCTTTACTATTCGGGTGTTTCCAGTCACCAGAAAGAAATTCATGTACCTTGTTGTCCACCTCAATTGAACTGCAACCTGGCTCCTTTTGGACCCCACTTTGCTTCATCATTGACCTTACTCTTGCAACCCCGTCCCAATTGCCAGTAGCTGCATATATATTAGAAAGAAGAACAAAAGTTCCTGAATTTGCAATTTTATGCTCCACAAGAGATCCCGCAATAACCTCTGCCAAATTCAGGTTTCCATGAAGTCTACATGCAGCAAGTAGAGTTCCCCATAAAACAGGATCCGGGTCAATCTTCATGTTCTTAATGAGCTGATATGCATCTTCCAAGTGCCCAGCACGGCCAAGAAGATTTACCATACATCCATAATGCTCAACCTTAGGCTGAAACCCATATTCATCtttcattaaattgaaaaaggcCCAACCTTCAGAGATCAGTCCAGCATTAGCACAAGCATTTAAAATACCAAGAAATGTTATATCAGTTGGTTCAACACACATTCGACGCATCTCATTAAACAACTCTAATGCTTCTCGGCTAAGCCCATGCATTGCATATCCCAGAATCATGGAATTCCATGCAACAACATCCTTCAAGATCATTCCATCAAACACTGCCCTAGCATCCTCCAAACTTCCACATTTGCTGTACATATCAACCAAAGCAGTACCAACATGGACATTTATTTTAATGCCATTATTCTTCAGGTAAGCATGAACCCACAGGGCTGACTCCAAAGACCCCAATTGCCCACATGCAGAAAGAATTGCAAGCATAGTCACTTCATTAGGCTTCACCTTTGCCGATAACATCTGCCTAAAAAGTACTAGAGCTTCATTTGGCCTTCCATGCTGAGTATacccatcaatcatcacattcCAGCAGACTACATCCCTGTCATCCATCTCATTGAACAAAGCTCTCGCCTCATCAACATCCCCACTCTTTGCATACCCAGTAATCATTGCCGTCAATGAAACCAAACTTCTTTCAGGCATTGTGTCAAACAATTGACGGGCAGACACCACATCACCACTTCTTGCATAAATATCCACAAGTGCAGTTCTCACATATGTATCACAGTCAAATCTGAACTTGAGGGCTTGGCAATGAAGAGCTCGCCCAAGATCAAAAGGGCAAGCTTTAAGGATAGCCGAGAACGTAAATGCATTGGGTTCAACGTTTTCCATGAGCATTTGAACGTAGTAAACCAAAGCTTCATTATGAAGATTATTCATGGCATGGCTATGAATGATGGTAGTGTAAAAGAAAACATTGGGATTGTGAGATTTCTTGAAAAGTGTAACTGTCTGTTGAAGATAGCCAAAAGAAGAGTAAGAGCGCTGGAGCTTGAAATTCAAGACAGGGTAATTTTCAAAGCCATGACGCATGAGGAATGCATGAATTTGTCGAATGTGATTGATGGTTTTTGATTTGTCGATAAAAAATGCAAGGTTATCAGGAGATGGTGGAGAATAATTTTTCTTGATGGTTGTTTTGGTCGGTGTAAGTGTTGGTGGAGCGGTAAAAAGGGAAGTTGAAGACATGATTTACTAGCTGCGCCCCCAAAGCTTAGCTTTCACAAGATTCAAGTTGTCAGAGAAACAATTAAACCTGAATGCTGGAGGGTCATTACTGGTGCAAGCATCTAAGATATCCATTCTATGTAAGACTAAGTAAACGCTGGACTAGCTGAGGAGTCAATTTCTGCAGCAAGCAATTTCCCTTGTTGAGATAAAACCCGGAATTAGTGCCTAACAGATTAGAACTCAGGAAAAATCATGTAAGATACACTTGAAATAAATGGAACAAGTTAAGAAGTGACAAACAATTATAGGCACTAGCGCATGTTGGTGTTTTTAGTTAATTTCAGAAATTTTTGTACTATCGGTTTATTCATTGCAAGTAAAGAGGTACGTCAATCAATTACAGAAGTTACCTTGAAATGTCATGTTTGTCGCAATGCATTTCGACTATACAGCCTACGAATACAGATTTTTTACTGAAAAAAAGTCAGAGGCTTAAAAAAGAGAAACTCAAagaattttctggaatttttttgttaCTTCTCTACTCTACTAGAGTTGGATTTCTGACAACTCTTACTGTAATTTCcctccttttattttcttttcttttcttgcaccAGCTTGCCTTGTGAAGTCCTAGAAGAGCAATATGAAACCAAAGAAAGAAGAACAATCTAAGCACATCAACCTACTTCCTCCCGGAAAAGTTCACCTTGTGTATCAATTATCAGCCAAACTTCAGAAGAATTCCTCCTCGAACTGTTATCTTTTGTGCACTTAAATAGAGAATGATGCGCTCTTCCACTTACTAATCTTTTGTAAAAGCTCTTGGTTCTACCATTTCAATTCCATGAAGATAGAGAATGTATTAACAAACTTCTAATTTTCCATCAAATATTGCTGGTAGAATCTCATATTCATCATTTACAACCATTGAATAACATAATCTCGAATTGGCACAGTAAAAAACTACCTCAAAACCCACAAGGGTCACATCAAAATCGAAACATAATGAGATATTTAAGCCAGTAATTGCTTCAAACAGTTGGCAGGCATCTTCAACTACCTTACTTAATTCACACTATACAAACGCTAGTTGATTTCTTTTGTGCATTCCCAATGTTCGGGTACGTGGATTTACAGCTAAATTTGCAGTTAGATATTGTGGTCAAGTACAGAAAGACTACTAGAGATAGAGAAGATGTATTCACCTGAGGAGCTTGATAACTGCTGCTTAGGAGTCGGAGAGAAATGGCGGAGGGAAGAAAGATGGAGCCATGCTGATTAGTCCATTTctgttttcctttcctttcagGATAGCTTTGCGGAGATGGATTTGTTTGCGACGTCGTTTCCTGTCGTTGTTTACTCCCTATTTGCTACTAGAGAATATTTCCTAGTAGCATTTATTTCTCATTAACATTATTTGAGTAATTtcactttttccttcaaaaaaaaaaagtgatttcaTTTTGGTTACTATTTCCAAATTGAGACTTTTTATTCGTCTGAGGTAAATTTTTCCCAAACCCTTTAACAAGAGCACATGTCAGCCAAACCGTACTAGTTGTTTTTATTCTTAATATGGAA
This portion of the Coffea arabica cultivar ET-39 chromosome 2e, Coffea Arabica ET-39 HiFi, whole genome shotgun sequence genome encodes:
- the LOC113727014 gene encoding pentatricopeptide repeat-containing protein ELI1, chloroplastic, with the translated sequence MSSTSLFTAPPTLTPTKTTIKKNYSPPSPDNLAFFIDKSKTINHIRQIHAFLMRHGFENYPVLNFKLQRSYSSFGYLQQTVTLFKKSHNPNVFFYTTIIHSHAMNNLHNEALVYYVQMLMENVEPNAFTFSAILKACPFDLGRALHCQALKFRFDCDTYVRTALVDIYARSGDVVSARQLFDTMPERSLVSLTAMITGYAKSGDVDEARALFNEMDDRDVVCWNVMIDGYTQHGRPNEALVLFRQMLSAKVKPNEVTMLAILSACGQLGSLESALWVHAYLKNNGIKINVHVGTALVDMYSKCGSLEDARAVFDGMILKDVVAWNSMILGYAMHGLSREALELFNEMRRMCVEPTDITFLGILNACANAGLISEGWAFFNLMKDEYGFQPKVEHYGCMVNLLGRAGHLEDAYQLIKNMKIDPDPVLWGTLLAACRLHGNLNLAEVIAGSLVEHKIANSGTFVLLSNIYAATGNWDGVARVRSMMKQSGVQKEPGCSSIEVDNKVHEFLSGDWKHPNSKEIYMMLEEMNRRLKAHGYVPKIDTVLHDIGDTEKERSLEVHSEKLAIAFGLISTSQGTTIKIVKNLRVCLDCHTVTKLISKITGRKIIVRDRNRFHHFVDGSCSCGDYW